A window from Podospora bellae-mahoneyi strain CBS 112042 chromosome 1 map unlocalized CBS112042p_1, whole genome shotgun sequence encodes these proteins:
- a CDS encoding uncharacterized protein (EggNog:ENOG503NXE6; COG:Q): protein MGSGDSMLVTVATSLAFIGLCSLPAVSSVLLRSRSQDGDRDTYEDADGKAAPESVKAFSTKLSKTCILIFANSGFAISLATALLFTHSSGIQLQQWLSTVSWGALLFQSVAITWSRSSVQAYDLGIYSFLSSFTLAGALIIQGTKSAESLLQDNRTLFVLCVVELGLAICLSVASVSLPRRPDVLYEGEPVDRLYSTTALGRYTFSWPTALLTLASTQKNLDMTDLPRPDHHTRAASISEAWKKQNSSRPLWLSMLLAHKTVLAVQWFLALCTSVLNFAPQWVILQLLRTLEDRQPGTSSGMDAWAWVFWLGISIVVGSWLESWLFWMSFADLAIPVRAQLGALVFEKSVRKKDIKGVSKSKETPTEPSEETEPDGTKPTKLDDADELKQGKQSTVNLIGVDARRVGDFAAFQYMFPGSLFKLVVSISFLISLLGWRALFAGLSAMLAIMPVNIYFSKRYAAAQDRLMKTRDKKMEVVTEALQGIRQIKFSALEPDWENKIGTVRERELSAVWDVFVTDTMLLACWITSPILLSAISLAVYAYINGSLTPSVAFVSLGVFKALEVTLSVIPELTTDLLDAWVSIKRLEEYLNSAEVSKISKDGEEVKFDRASIAWPADDRTEEDDRFVLRDISVNFPRGELSVISGKTGTGKSLMLAAILGEVDVLGGTLYVPRAPPLAVRHDNKANKSNWIIPEAIAYVAQIPWIENASIKDNILFGLPFDEDRYKKTVEVCALKKDLEMLSDGENTEIGANGINLSGGQKWRITLARAIYSRAGILVLDDIFSAVDAHVGRHIFEKCLNGELATGRTRILVTHHVALCEPKTKYLVELGDGGVLNAGLVSELRQGGTLQRIKTHEQSSEEIEADESVTAVNSDGSTDDHGNEDEGNTLQKVMSKKSARKFVEEESREKGAVKTRVYSAYLNASGGWIYWTVAALVFSLTQGFTIGQSWWLKIWTSTYEEKNSGAQHIANNSLGHSFFYAEGVRQTSLHAASGPSISGHFEKDLKFYLGIYVGIAILGCIISTAKFFYIFLGSLRASRKLFAEMNFTILRTPIRWLDTVPVGRILNRYTNDFSVIDSQLANSFSFGFNSVLSLFTVILAGLVVSPYIMILALVLLLVCLRIAITYMDAARPVKRLESNTKSPVFEQFGSSLTGVTTIRGFDKAEVYIERMYKKIDDYSTATWHLWLFNRWMGLRMALVGSVFSSFVASLILLTPGIDAALAGFALAFALDFSSAIIWTIRLYSNIELNMNAAERIVEYTELPTESLDGISPPAAWPTGGRIEVDNLVVGYVADMPPVLKGLSFSINSNERVGVVGRTGAGKSSLTLALFRFLEARSGAIHIDGIDISKIKLHDLRSRLAIIPQDPVLFSGTIRSNLDPFDHHTDAELRDCLERVHLITDSENSSGSATPIPGSSEATETPKNTNVFKNLDSPVSEGGLNLSQGQRQLLCLARAIVSRPRIMVLDEATSAVDMHTDGLIQRSIREEFTDATLLVIAHRLSTIADFDRVLVLSDGCVAEYGSPKELWEKGEGGIFRGMCEESGEKEKLKAVIFGEGQSR, encoded by the exons ATGGGATCTGGCGATTCCATGCTAGTCACGGTTGCCACGAGCCTCGCATTCATCGGTCTATGTTCTCTCCCAGCCGTTTCTAGCGTTCTGCTGCGGTCACGCAGCCAAGATGGGGACCGGGACACGTACGAGGACGCCGATGGCAAGGCGGCACCCGAGTCTGTGAAGGCTTTCTCAACAAAGTTGTCAAAGACATGCATCTTGATCTTCGCGAATTCGGGATTTGCGATTTCACTTGCGACTGCTCTGTTGTTCACACACTCCAGTGGGATCCAGCTTCAGCAATGGCTGAGCACAGTATCGTGG GGTGCGTTACTGTTCCAGTCGGTTGCTATCACTTGGAGCAGAAGCTCCGTGCAAGCCTACGATCTTGGAATCTACAGTTTTCTGTCCTCTTTCACCTTAGCTGGCGCCCTGATCATTCAGGGTACCAAGTCAGCCGAGTCTCTTCTCCAGGACAATAGAACCCTTTTTGTCCTTTGCGTAGTGGAGCTTGGTCTGGCTATATGCCTCTCGGTGGCCAGCGTCTCACTCCCAAGGAGACCGGACGTACTTTATGAGGGAGAACCAGTTGACCGGTTGTACAGTACCACAGCATTGGGCCGTTACACTTTCTCATGGCCGACAGCTCTTCTCACTCTCGCCTCGACTCAGAAGAACCTTGATATGACTGATCTCCCACGTCCCGATCATCACACCCGCGCCGCCTCTATATCCGAAGCATGGAAGAAACAGAACTCCAGCCGCCCGCTCTGGCTATCGATGCTCCTGGCTCACAAAACAGTCCTCGCCGTTCAGTGGTTTCTTGCCCTTTGTACGTCGGTCCTGAATTTTGCGCCACAATGGGTCatccttcagcttcttcGAACGCTAGAGGATCGACAGCCCGGTACTAGCAGTGGAATGGATGCCTGGGCTTGGGTGTTCTGGCTCGGAATCTCTATTGTCGTTGGGTCGTGGCTTGAATCATGGCTCTTCTGGATGTCCTTTGCAGACCTGGCAATCCCCGTTCGTGCTCAACTCGGCGCTCTTGTTTTTGAAAAGTCCGTCCGCAAGAAAGACATCAAAGGAGTTTCCAAGTCGAAGGAAACGCCAACTGAGCCTTCGGAAGAGACCGAACCAGACGGTACCAAGCCGACCAAGCTTGATGATGCGGATGAGCTTAAGCAGGGCAAGCAGAGCACTGTAAATCTGATTGGAGTTGATGCCAGGAGAGTTGGTGACTTTGCTGCCTTTCAGTACATGTTCCCAGGCAGCCTGTTCAAGCTTGTCGTATCAATCAGCTTCCTCATCAGTCTTCTGGGCTGGAGGGCGCTTTTTGCAGGTTTATCAGCAATGCTTGCCATCATGCCTGTCAATATCTATTTCAGCAAGAGGTATGCGGCCGCTCAGGACAGGCTGATGAAGACCAGAGacaagaagatggaggtggtcACCGAGGCGCTCCAAGGAATCCGCCAAATCAAGTTCTCGGCCCTCGAACCTGACTGGGAGAACAAGATTGGAACTGTACGAGAGCGAGAGCTTAGTGCCGTTTGGGACGTCTTTGTGACAGACACAATGTTGTTGGCATGCTGGATTACCAGCCCGATTCTCTTATCTGCTATTTCATTGGCAGTCTATGCTTACATCAACGGTTCGCTCACTCCGTCGGTTGCTTTTGTGAGTCTCGGTGTCTTCAAGGCCCTCGAGGTCACTTTATCCGTCATCCCAGAACTCACCACCGACCTTTTGGACGCATGGGTCTCGATCAAGCGTCTGGAAGAATATCTCAATTCTGCAGAGGTCTCCAAGATTTCCAAAGACGGCGAGGAAGTGAAGTTCGACAGGGCCTCTATCGCCTGGCCAGCAGATGACAggacagaggaggatgaccGGTTTGTTCTTCGCGATATCAGTGTCAATTTTCCGAGAGGAGAGCTCTCTGTCATATCCGGAAAAACTGGCACGGGAAAAAGCTTGATGCTGGCGGCAATCTTGGGCGAGGTGGATGTCTTGGGCGGTACTCTCTATGTTCCACGAGCTCCTCCGCTGGCAGTACGTCACGATAACAAGGCTAACAAGAGCAACTGGATCATCCCTGAGGCCATAGCCTACGTCGCCCAGATACCTTGGATCGAGAATGCCAGCATCAAGGACAACATTCTTTTCGGGTTGCCGTTCGATGAGGACCGCTACAAGAAGACGGTAGAGGTATGTGCTCTCAAGAAGGATCTCGAAATGCTTTCGGACGGCGAAAACACCGAAATCGGAGCCAACGGCATCAATCTCAGCGGTGGTCAGAAGTGGCGCATTACGCTCGCTCGCGCCATCTACTCCCGTGCTGGTATCCTCGTTCTGGACGACATCTTCAGTGCAGTTGACGCACACGTTGGCCGACACATCTTTGAAAAGTGTCTCAACGGGGAGCTGGCAACCGGTCGTACACGAATTCTGGTTACGCATCACGTTGCCCTATGCGAGCCGAAGACAAAGTATCTGGTAGAGCTCGGAGATGGCGGAGTGTTGAATGCCGGTTTAGTATCAGAGCTCAGGCAGGGCGGTACGCTGCAAAGGATTAAGACTCACGAGCAGAGCTCCGAAGAGATTGAGGCCGACGAATCTGTGACAGCTGTCAATTCTGACGGGTCAACAGATGACCATGGCAACGAGGATGAAGGAAATACGTTGCAGAAGGTCATGTCCAAAAAGTCTGCCCGAAAGTTCGTCGAGGAAGAGAGTCGTGAGAAAGGAGCTGTCAAGACACGGGTTTACTCGGCTTACCTCAACGCCAGTGGCGGATGGATATATTGGACCGTTGCGGCTCTCGTCTTCTCGCTCACGCAGGGCTTTACCATCG GGCAATCGTGGTGGCTCAAGATCTGGACCAGCACCTACGAAGAGAAAAACAGCGGCGCGCAGCATATTGCGAACAACTCCCTCGGGCACAGTTTCTTCTACGCCGAAGGCGTACGTCAAACATCACTGCACGCAGCTTCAGGACCCTCAATATCGGGACATTTCGAGAAAGATCTAAAGTTCTACCTGGGAATCTACGTGGGTATTGCTATCCTTGGTTGCATCATTAGCACGGCAAAGTTCTTCTACATCTTTCTGGGCTCCCTCAGAGCCAGCCGCAAGCTCTTCGCCGAGATGAACTTTACGATTCTCCGAACCCCCATCCGATGGCTCGACACCGTCCCTGTTGGTCGTATCTTGAACCGTTATACCAACGATTTCAGTGTTATTGACTCTCAGCTGGCAAACTCGTTTAGCTTCGGATTCAATTCTGTGTTGAGTCTTTTCACCGTTATCCTTGCAGGCCTAGTGGTTTCTCCGTATATCATGATTCTTGCACTTGTGTTGCTCCTCGTTTGCTTGCGCATTGCCATCACATATATGGATGCGGCAAGACCGGTCAAGCGACTGGAGAGCAACACAAAGTCTCCGGTTTTCGAGCAGTTCGGCTCTTCACTCACCGGTGTTACCACCATCCGTGGTTTCGACAAGGCGGAGGTGTATATTGAGCGCATGTACAAGAAGATTGACGACTATTCGACAGCCACCTGGCATCTCTGGCTTTTCAACCGGTGGATGGGCTTGCGCATGGCTCTCGTGGGCTCTGTCTTCTCGTCTTTTGTAGCGAGCTTAATCCTGCTTACTCCGGGGATTGACGCAGCTCTGGCTGGGTTTGCGCTTGCATTTGCGCTCGACTTTTCCAGCGCGATTATATGGACTATTCGTCTGTACTCCAACATCGAGCTCAATATGAACGCCGCTGAGCGAATTGTCGAG TACACCGAATTGCCCACAGAGTCTCTTGATGGGATTAGCCCGCCTGCCGCTTGGCCCACTGGGGGCCGCATTGAGGTTGACAACTTGGTGGTTGGCTACGTTGCTGATATGCCGCCCGTTCTCAAAGGGCTCAGTTTCAGCATCAACAGTAACGAAAGAGTTGGCGTCGTCGGTCGCACCGGTGCTGGAAAGTCATCTCTGACCCTGGCCCTGTTCCGTTTCTTGGAGGCTCGGTCTGGCGCTATCCATATTGATGGCATTGACATTTCGAAGATCAAGCTACACGACCTGCGATCTCGCCTCGCCATTATTCCTCAGGATCCCGTTCTCTTTTCCGGAACCATACGTAGCAACCTGGACCCCTTTGACCACCACACTGATGCCGAACTCCGCGACTGTCTTGAACGAGtccacctcatcaccgaCTCTGAAAACTCGTCGGGAAGCGCCACCCCTATACCTGGCTCCTCGGAAGCGACGGAGACACCAAAGAACACCAATGTTTTCAAGAATCTAGACTCGCCTGTCTCAGAAGGCGGGCTGAATCTGTCTCAAGGTCAGCGTCAGCTACTGTGCTTGGCTCGCGCTATTGTGAGCCGGCCGCGTATCATGGTTCTCGACGAGGCCACCTCTGCAGTTGACATGCATACGGACGGGTTGATTCAGAGAAGCATTCGTGAAGAGTTCACTGATGCTACTTTACTTGTCATTGCTCACAGGTTGAGTACCATTGCGGATTTTGACCGGGTTTTGGTGCTCAGCGATGGCTGTGTTGCTGAGTATGGGAGCCCCAAGGAGCTTtgggagaagggcgagggggGTATCTTTAGAGGCATGTGCGAGGAGAGcggtgagaaggagaagttgaaggcGGTGATATTTGGAGAGGGGCAGTCAAGATGA